TCATCCCGGCGGAGCTGGACAGCCCCTCCGGGACGTTGCTGATGAACACGGCCGCCACGGTCACCAGACTCACCGCGCCGCCGTCCAGCAGGCTCACCCCGATCACGGCCGACTCGGGCACCCCGTCCAGCAGCGCGCCGAGCGCCAGCGCCAGCCCGGAGCCGCCCTGCTGCGCCTCCGACGGCTGCGCGTGCGCCTGGTGGCGGCCCGAGCGTTTGCGGTGCCGGGCACCACGGCGGGCCAGCCAGAGGTTGCCGGCGGTGTAGGCGCCCGCGCCGACGAGCGTGCCGATCGCCGCCGGGGCCAGCCCGCCCTGATCGTAGGCCTCGGCGACCAGCTCGAAGGAGACCGCCGAGATCAGCACCCCCGCGCCGAACGCCATCACCAGGGCGATCGCCGTCTGCGGCACCGGCAGTCCGAAACCGATCCCCGCACCCAGCAGCAGCGCCGACCCCGCCACCAGCCCCCACAGTCCCGCCTGCAACACATCGATCATGCGCTCACCAGTACCCAGCGGCGGGCCACTGCGCTCCTCGAAGCCGGTGACCGGCGCGGCCGTGCGGCCGTACGACGAGGCGGGGCACCCCCGGCACGGCCGCCGGGGGTGCCCCGCCTCGTCGGGGAGTGATCAGTCCCGCGGGCGTCCCGCCGTCTCCAGCCGCT
Above is a genomic segment from Streptomyces glaucescens containing:
- a CDS encoding ZIP family metal transporter produces the protein MIDVLQAGLWGLVAGSALLLGAGIGFGLPVPQTAIALVMAFGAGVLISAVSFELVAEAYDQGGLAPAAIGTLVGAGAYTAGNLWLARRGARHRKRSGRHQAHAQPSEAQQGGSGLALALGALLDGVPESAVIGVSLLDGGAVSLVTVAAVFISNVPEGLSSSAGMKRAGRGKAYVFGVWGAIAAASTVSAVLGYTVVGAFSPAVIAAVTAVAAGAILAMIADTMIPEAFEDAHLAIGLVTVSGFLVSFALSHA